A window of Leclercia adecarboxylata contains these coding sequences:
- a CDS encoding PDR/VanB family oxidoreductase, which produces MSDLLDVVVDGLWRQGSQSLAVRLVAENGMPLPDWQPGAHIDVHLPCGLIRQYSLTGAPCGQEGYLICVALESASRGGSRYVHQQLRPGQRLAVSRPRNLFPLLPAERVMLLAAGIGITPLYAMALQLEAQGVPFTLHYYLKTRQQGAFIRELQQAFNAGRVVIHSSCEGSSARHHLSAALAESTPGTPIYLCGPGGFMAHARHAALEQGWPEALIHSEAFQPLAAPADAQAGETFWVTLASSGERWPVPPHQTIARVLQENGIDVPLSCEMGICGACLTPVLEGVIDHRDTVQSAAEKAASTQQIALCCSRSRSANLLLDI; this is translated from the coding sequence ATGAGCGATCTCCTCGATGTTGTTGTGGACGGACTCTGGCGCCAGGGGAGCCAGAGCCTCGCCGTCAGGCTGGTGGCAGAGAACGGTATGCCGCTCCCCGACTGGCAGCCCGGCGCCCATATCGATGTACACCTGCCCTGCGGGCTCATCCGCCAGTATTCCCTTACCGGGGCGCCGTGCGGGCAGGAGGGATATCTGATTTGCGTGGCGCTGGAGAGCGCCTCCCGCGGCGGATCCCGCTATGTTCACCAGCAGCTGCGCCCCGGCCAGAGGCTGGCTGTCTCCCGACCGCGAAATCTGTTTCCTTTACTGCCGGCAGAGCGGGTGATGCTGCTGGCTGCCGGGATTGGCATAACGCCGCTGTATGCCATGGCATTGCAGCTGGAGGCCCAGGGGGTCCCCTTTACCCTGCACTATTATCTGAAAACCCGTCAGCAGGGCGCCTTTATCAGGGAGCTGCAGCAGGCGTTTAACGCCGGGAGAGTAGTCATTCACTCCTCTTGTGAGGGGAGCAGCGCCCGCCATCATCTGTCCGCTGCGCTGGCAGAATCCACACCGGGGACCCCGATTTACCTCTGTGGACCCGGTGGCTTTATGGCGCATGCACGTCACGCCGCGCTGGAACAGGGCTGGCCGGAGGCGCTGATCCACAGCGAAGCCTTCCAGCCCCTGGCTGCGCCTGCCGACGCGCAGGCGGGAGAGACCTTCTGGGTGACCCTCGCGTCATCCGGTGAACGGTGGCCGGTGCCCCCGCATCAAACCATCGCCCGGGTCCTTCAGGAGAACGGCATCGACGTTCCCCTCTCCTGCGAGATGGGGATCTGCGGGGCCTGCCTGACCCCGGTGCTGGAGGGCGTGATTGACCACCGCGACACCGTCCAGTCGGCGGCTGAAAAAGCGGCCAGCACACAGCAGATTGCCCTTTGCTGCTCGCGCAGCCGGTCAGCGAATCTGCTTCTGGATATATAA
- a CDS encoding zinc-binding alcohol dehydrogenase family protein, producing the protein MKAIAITRSAPDNIAFLQDIELPQPVATGHDLLIEVKAISVNPVDTKVRSGFTGDTPRVLGWDAVGVVAAVGESVTLFAPGDEVWYAGALGRPGSNSEFQLVDERIVALKPKTLDNASAAAMPLTAITAWEMLFDRLGVLEQGNEGDTLLVVGAAGGVGSILVQLARRLTKMTVIGTASRPESQKWVQKAGAHHVIDHSEPLSEALAAAGIKEVTHVASLNHTATHYAEIIKALAPQGKLALIDDPETLDARPLKAKSLSLHWEFMFTRSMFETADMIAQHQLLTRVAGLIDDNIITSTLGEHYGAITAANVQKAHAQLETGRAVGKIVLEGF; encoded by the coding sequence ATGAAAGCCATTGCCATTACCCGTTCTGCCCCTGACAACATCGCGTTCCTGCAGGATATTGAATTGCCGCAGCCGGTGGCGACAGGGCACGATCTGCTGATTGAAGTGAAAGCCATCTCTGTAAACCCGGTGGATACCAAAGTCCGTTCCGGCTTTACGGGCGATACGCCGCGCGTGCTCGGCTGGGACGCGGTGGGGGTTGTTGCCGCGGTGGGCGAGTCGGTAACGCTGTTCGCTCCGGGAGATGAAGTCTGGTATGCCGGTGCGCTGGGACGGCCGGGCAGCAACAGCGAGTTTCAGCTGGTGGACGAGCGTATTGTCGCCCTGAAGCCTAAAACCCTGGATAACGCCTCCGCTGCCGCGATGCCGTTAACCGCCATCACCGCGTGGGAGATGCTGTTCGATCGCCTGGGCGTTCTGGAGCAGGGTAACGAAGGCGACACCCTGCTGGTCGTCGGTGCCGCAGGCGGGGTGGGGTCGATCCTGGTGCAGCTTGCGCGCAGGCTGACGAAAATGACGGTGATAGGTACGGCCTCGCGTCCTGAAAGCCAGAAATGGGTGCAGAAGGCGGGGGCGCATCATGTTATCGATCACAGCGAGCCGCTGTCGGAAGCGTTAGCCGCCGCAGGCATCAAAGAGGTTACCCACGTCGCCAGCCTGAACCACACCGCCACGCATTACGCGGAAATTATTAAGGCCCTGGCGCCGCAGGGGAAACTGGCGCTGATTGACGATCCCGAGACGCTGGACGCCCGCCCGCTGAAGGCGAAAAGCCTCTCCCTGCACTGGGAGTTTATGTTCACCCGCTCCATGTTTGAGACCGCCGATATGATTGCCCAGCACCAGCTGCTGACCCGCGTGGCCGGGCTGATTGACGATAACATTATCACCTCCACGCTGGGTGAGCATTACGGGGCGATTACGGCGGCGAATGTGCAGAAGGCCCATGCTCAGCTGGAGACAGGGCGTGCGGTCGGGAAAATTGTGCTGGAAGGGTTCTGA
- the hpxR gene encoding LysR family hpxDE operon transcriptional regulator HpxR yields MSPFSRFAVYFTEVARSGSLRRAAEKLHISASAINRQILQAEEAFGTPLFERLPEGLRMTTAGELLYENLLRWQKEFQLTRQKFDELQGLKRGTVSVGMVQALAEGCFAAALAEIIGSWHWLELNLQVADSHTVSQRVRQADLDFGLILDPEGQAGLSVLAFAELEMGVVTRPDHPRAGAAMLSLGELSDERHIIAGAPLIVHERVSMLYRHYDFSPANSVRCNDIRLIKSLLLKGSGVTVLSRLDVLDEVKDGRLAFIPLRNKLLRPLTLALCTAPSRQLSRPAQMAIQKLTGVMEMMQAVP; encoded by the coding sequence ATGAGTCCATTTTCGCGTTTTGCTGTCTATTTTACCGAAGTGGCCCGCAGCGGTAGCCTGCGCCGGGCGGCGGAAAAACTGCATATCTCCGCCTCGGCGATCAACCGGCAAATTTTGCAGGCCGAGGAGGCGTTCGGTACGCCGCTGTTTGAGCGTCTGCCCGAAGGGCTGCGTATGACCACCGCTGGCGAACTGCTGTATGAAAATCTGCTGCGCTGGCAAAAGGAGTTTCAGCTTACGCGGCAGAAGTTTGATGAGCTTCAGGGGCTGAAGCGCGGCACCGTCAGCGTCGGCATGGTTCAGGCGCTGGCGGAGGGGTGTTTTGCCGCCGCGCTGGCGGAGATTATTGGCAGCTGGCACTGGCTGGAACTGAACCTGCAGGTGGCGGACAGCCATACTGTCAGCCAGCGGGTGCGTCAGGCGGATCTCGATTTTGGCCTGATCCTGGATCCTGAAGGCCAGGCCGGTCTGAGCGTGCTGGCATTTGCCGAGCTGGAGATGGGGGTGGTGACGCGCCCGGATCATCCCCGGGCCGGGGCTGCGATGCTCTCCCTGGGGGAATTAAGCGACGAGCGGCATATCATTGCCGGCGCACCGCTCATCGTGCATGAGCGGGTCTCGATGCTCTATCGCCATTATGACTTTTCCCCGGCAAATAGCGTGCGCTGCAACGATATCCGGCTGATTAAATCCCTGCTGTTAAAAGGCAGCGGCGTCACCGTCCTCAGCCGACTGGATGTTCTGGATGAGGTGAAGGATGGGCGACTGGCGTTTATACCGCTGCGTAATAAGCTGCTGCGGCCGCTGACGCTGGCCCTGTGCACGGCCCCCTCGCGCCAGCTCTCCCGCCCGGCGCAGATGGCTATCCAGAAGCTGACCGGGGTTATGGAGATGATGCAGGCTGTGCCGTAA
- the hpxD gene encoding molybdenum cofactor-independent xanthine hydroxylase subunit HpxD, with protein sequence MNRTQPTPPAHCTFEPDDWRRLAKCWHPVARACDIGPAPVKATLLDEQLVIYRIKGQVVVARDVCPHRGVPLTLGFHDEEGIVCPYHGLRFGEEGRCNRIPSSPDQPVPAKLHLTAFAVEERYGLIWTCLDFDPLDPVPLPVMPHWHDDGFQQINCPGFEVRGFAGRQVEGFLDVAHFAWIHTDTFADPENQVVPTYSTEETPSGFRADYWSSVSNYPPSAAFRAPEGFQWLRHFEMHLPFTATLTIHFPGDDRLVIMNAASPVSSRITRMFAPIARNFDLHVPVEEVHAFNLRIFEEDRLMVETQRPEKLPLDLTLEAHIPADRSSIAYRRGLKKMGFGDFFLV encoded by the coding sequence ATGAACAGAACGCAACCCACGCCCCCCGCCCACTGCACCTTTGAGCCTGACGACTGGCGGCGTCTGGCGAAATGCTGGCACCCGGTCGCCCGGGCCTGCGATATCGGCCCCGCGCCGGTAAAAGCCACCCTGCTTGATGAGCAGCTGGTGATCTATCGCATTAAAGGCCAGGTGGTGGTGGCCCGCGATGTCTGTCCCCATCGCGGCGTCCCCCTGACGCTCGGCTTTCACGATGAAGAGGGGATCGTCTGCCCCTATCACGGGCTGCGCTTCGGCGAAGAGGGCCGCTGCAACCGCATCCCCTCCAGTCCCGATCAGCCGGTGCCGGCTAAGCTTCATCTCACCGCATTTGCGGTGGAGGAGCGCTACGGCCTGATCTGGACCTGCCTGGACTTCGATCCCCTGGATCCTGTGCCGCTGCCGGTCATGCCGCACTGGCATGATGACGGCTTCCAGCAAATTAACTGTCCGGGGTTTGAGGTCAGGGGCTTTGCTGGCCGTCAGGTCGAGGGGTTTCTTGATGTGGCCCACTTCGCGTGGATCCATACCGATACCTTCGCCGATCCGGAGAATCAGGTCGTGCCGACCTACAGCACGGAGGAGACACCGTCGGGCTTCAGGGCCGATTACTGGAGTTCGGTGAGCAACTATCCCCCGAGCGCCGCTTTTCGTGCGCCGGAGGGGTTCCAGTGGCTGCGCCATTTTGAAATGCATCTGCCGTTTACCGCCACCCTGACTATCCATTTTCCTGGCGATGACCGGCTGGTGATTATGAACGCCGCCTCGCCGGTCTCCTCGCGGATCACCCGCATGTTTGCCCCCATTGCGCGTAATTTCGATCTGCACGTGCCGGTGGAAGAGGTGCACGCCTTCAATCTGCGCATCTTTGAGGAGGATCGCCTGATGGTGGAGACGCAGCGGCCGGAAAAGTTGCCGCTGGATTTAACCCTTGAGGCCCACATTCCCGCCGACCGCAGCTCCATCGCCTACCGGCGCGGGCTAAAGAAAATGGGTTTCGGCGACTTTTTCCTTGTCTGA